CGTGTTCTTCAAACTGATCAAATCGACGCCGGCCACGCGCGACGCCGAGCACTTCGATGCGATCTTCGAGCAGCAGCCGTTTCGCAGCGCCGATGCCGACAGCGAGACGCTGACGCAGCGCAAGCTGTACATCTTCGATCTGATCAGCAGCTTCGAGAAGCGCGGCGTGACGACGGTCGTGCTGCCGTGCTTCCTGAGCCATACGTTCATCGACGAACTGAAAGCCAATTCGCCGCTGCAGATCGTCGATATGGTCGATGCGGTGCGCAGCCACGTGCGCAGAAGATTTCCCGCGGTGCGCCGCGTGGGCGTGCTCGCATCGGCCTATACGCGGCGCAAGCGTCTGTTCGAGAAGTGCTTTGCGGCGCCAGAATTCGAAGTGATCCACCCGCGCATCAGCGACGGCACTGATTTCGTCACCGAAGCCGTCTATGGCGAGGATGGCGTGAAGAGCGGTAATCTGCGTGGCCGTCCGGTCGAATTGCTGCGCGCGGCTTGCGAGGATTTGATCGCGCAGGGCGCCAATGTCATCGTGCCGGGGCTCACCGAAATCGCGCTGGTCGCGGATGAACTGGGTGCGTTGCGCGTGCCGCTCGTCGATTCGAACCTGGCTTACGCGCAATACGTCGTGTCCGGCCAGTACCACACGCCCGAGACGATCTTTAAGGTCGGCGTGGTGGGCGGCGTGGGTCCGGCGGCCACCGTCGATTTCATTCACAAGATCGTGCGTGCGACGCCCGCGCAGCGCGATCAGGACCACATCAAGCTGCTCGTCGAGCAGAACCCGCAGATCCCGGATCGCACGGAGAACCTCATTGGCGATGGACCCGATCCGACCATCTCGCTGTACGCGACCTGCAAGAAACTCGAAACGGGCGGCGCGGATCTGATCGCGATCCCGTGCAATACCGCGCATGCCTTCGTCGAGCGGATCCAGCCTTATCTCGGCGTGCCGATCGTCAATATGCTGACGGTGACCGTGCGTTATCTGCGCGAGTCGTTTCCCGCGCTGCGCTCGGTCGGCGTGCTCGCGACCTCCGGCACGCTCGCGAGCGGCGTCTACCAGAAGGCGCTCGAATCGCAGGGCTTGCGGCAGGTCGTGCCGGCACCCGCGCTGCAGGCGCGCGTGATGGACGCGATTTACGGCAAGGAAGGCGTGAAGGCCGGATTCACGGCGGGGCAGTGCCAGCAAGACCTCGCCGCGGCGATCGACGGACTCATCGCCGAGGGCGTCGAAGTGATCGTTCTCGGCTGCACGGAACTGCCGCTGCTGCTGCGCGAGCCGTATGTGATCGGCGCGAACGGCGCGCGCGTGAACGTCGTCGATCCGACCGATGTGCTCGCGAAGCAGTGCGTCGCCTGCGCGACCGCGCCGCCTCGATAACCCAACCGCATCAACCATTCAATGCGACGGACCTGCACACGACGTGTGCCGGATGACCCCGCTCGCGTGTCGTTTTCAGAACCTGAGAGGAACTCATGCTTGCACCGACCGAACGTATCGAACACGACCTTCTCGGCGATCTCGCCGTGCCCGCGACCGCGTACTACGGCGTACACACGCTGCGCGCGCTGCAGAACTTTCCGATCACCGGTCTTCCGATCTCCGTGTATCCGAACCTCGTCAATGCACTGGCGAGCGTGAAAGAAGCCGCCGCGCTTGCGAATCACGATCTCGGCCTGTTGAGCGCAGCGAAGATGCAGGCCATCGTGCATGCATGCAGGCAAGTGCGCTCAGGCACCGCGCACGAGCATTTCGTCGTCGATGTGATTCAGGGCGGCGCGGGTACCTCGACCAACATGAACGCGAACGAGGTGATCGCCAATCTCGCGCTCGAACATCTCGGGCGACAGCGCGGCGAATACGCGATTCTTCATCCGAACGAGGATGTGAATCTCGGCCAGAGCACCAACGACGTTTATCCGACCGCGCTGAAGATCGCCACGTACGCGGGAATCATGCAACTCGTCGATGCGATGGGCGTGTTGCGCGCATCGTTCGAACGCAAGGCGGTGGAATTCGGCAACGACCTGAAGATGGGCCGCACACAGCTTCAGGACGCGGTGCCGATGACGCTCGGCCAGGAGTTCAGCACCTTCGCGGTGATGCTCGGCGAAGATGAAGAGCGGCTGAAGGAGGCCGCCCAACTGATCTGCGAGATCAACCTCGGCGCGACCGCGATCGGCACCGGCATCAACACGCATCCGGAATACGCACAGCTTGCCTGCAGGCACCTGAGCGAAATAACCGGTATTGCGTTGACCACGTCACCGAACCTGGTCGAAGCGACGCAGGATGTCGGCTCGTTCGTGCAGCTTTCCGGCGTACTGAAGCGCGTCGCCGTCAAACTGTCGAAGACCTGCAACGATCTTCGCCTGCTTTCGAGCGGTCCGCGCGCGGGCCTCGGCGAAATCAACCTGCCGCCGGTGCAGGCGGGTTCGAGCATCATGCCGGGCAAGGTGAATCCGGTGATTCCCGAGGTCGTCAACCAGATCGCGTTCGAAGTCATCGGCAACGATGTGACGGTGAGCTTCGCCGCCGAAGCGGGTCAGCTGCAGCTCAACGCATTCGAGCCGATCATCGCGCACAGCCTGTTCAAGAGCGTCGCGCATCTGCGCGCGGGGTGCCTCACGCTCGCGTCGAAATGCGTCGACGGCATCACCGCGAATCGCGAACGGCTGCGCGCGATCGTCGAGAACTCGATCGGCATCGTGACCGCGCTGAACCCGTACATCGGCTATACGCACTCGACCGAAGTCGCGAAGGAAGCGCTGGCGTCGGGCAAGAGCGTGGCGCAGATCGTGATCGACAAAGGGCTGCTGAGCCAGGCGCAGCTCGACCAGATCCTTCAACCGGCCATGCTGACGCAACCGAGAAAAATGTCCCCGGCGGAATGAGCGACGAAGGTTTTCCCAGTGACAGGTCGCGTGTATACGCACGCGACTCCTTTAAACGATGGTGGAGACGAAACATGAGCATCAACACGATCAATCGAAAAGCAATGCGGCTGTGCGGTTCGGCGGCACTGCTGATTGTGGCGCTTGCCGCGGGTACCGCCGCGCAGGCGGCCGACGCGTCATCGCAACAGGCAAGCGCCGTTACCGCAATGCCGCGCGTTCTGCTGCTGGCCACCGGCGGCACGATCTCGGGCACCGCCGATCCGCGCTCGGCAATCGGCTACAACTCGGGCAACGTGAAGGGGCAGGAACTGGTGCGCGGCGTGCCGGGCATCGAGAAGCTCGCGAGCATCAACGCGGAGCAGATCTCGAACGTCGGCTCGCAGGACATGAACGACAAGATCTGGTTGCAGCTTGCGCGGCGAATCGACGAGGCTTTCGAGCGCAACGAGGCCGACGCC
The nucleotide sequence above comes from Paraburkholderia youngii. Encoded proteins:
- a CDS encoding aspartate/glutamate racemase family protein, whose product is MSGIDATAATSARKFGVVGGLGPLASADVFFKLIKSTPATRDAEHFDAIFEQQPFRSADADSETLTQRKLYIFDLISSFEKRGVTTVVLPCFLSHTFIDELKANSPLQIVDMVDAVRSHVRRRFPAVRRVGVLASAYTRRKRLFEKCFAAPEFEVIHPRISDGTDFVTEAVYGEDGVKSGNLRGRPVELLRAACEDLIAQGANVIVPGLTEIALVADELGALRVPLVDSNLAYAQYVVSGQYHTPETIFKVGVVGGVGPAATVDFIHKIVRATPAQRDQDHIKLLVEQNPQIPDRTENLIGDGPDPTISLYATCKKLETGGADLIAIPCNTAHAFVERIQPYLGVPIVNMLTVTVRYLRESFPALRSVGVLATSGTLASGVYQKALESQGLRQVVPAPALQARVMDAIYGKEGVKAGFTAGQCQQDLAAAIDGLIAEGVEVIVLGCTELPLLLREPYVIGANGARVNVVDPTDVLAKQCVACATAPPR
- the aspA gene encoding aspartate ammonia-lyase, translating into MLAPTERIEHDLLGDLAVPATAYYGVHTLRALQNFPITGLPISVYPNLVNALASVKEAAALANHDLGLLSAAKMQAIVHACRQVRSGTAHEHFVVDVIQGGAGTSTNMNANEVIANLALEHLGRQRGEYAILHPNEDVNLGQSTNDVYPTALKIATYAGIMQLVDAMGVLRASFERKAVEFGNDLKMGRTQLQDAVPMTLGQEFSTFAVMLGEDEERLKEAAQLICEINLGATAIGTGINTHPEYAQLACRHLSEITGIALTTSPNLVEATQDVGSFVQLSGVLKRVAVKLSKTCNDLRLLSSGPRAGLGEINLPPVQAGSSIMPGKVNPVIPEVVNQIAFEVIGNDVTVSFAAEAGQLQLNAFEPIIAHSLFKSVAHLRAGCLTLASKCVDGITANRERLRAIVENSIGIVTALNPYIGYTHSTEVAKEALASGKSVAQIVIDKGLLSQAQLDQILQPAMLTQPRKMSPAE